The sequence CGGCGATTCCGGTATAGTATTTTGCCCGGCGCTGCGGCAAGCTCGGTTTTTGCCCTCCGGGATCGATATTCTCTCGACCCATCCATCAGGCCCGAACTTTATGAGCGATCTCTGGAATCAGTGTATTCAGAAACTCGAACACGAAATCCCGCCCCAGGATTTCAACACCTGGATCCGCCCCCTGCAGGCGGTGGAGAACGGCGGTGAACTGCATCTGCTCGCCCCCAACCAGTTTGTGCTCGACTGGGTACGTGACCACTTCATCGACCACATCGAGCAAGCCCTGCCCAGAAACGGCAACGGCGCCCCGCGCCTGATCCTGGAAGTCGGCACCCGCCAGGAAGCCGAAGTCCCCCCCGACCGCCCCGACTTCGGCGCCGCCAGGGCCAGGCGCAAGAAACCGGCCACCAGCAATCTGAATCCGGCCTTCACCTTCGACACCTTCGTGGAAGGCAAGTCCAACCAGTTCGCCAAGGCCGCCGCCATGCAGGTGGCCGAAAACGTGGGCCAGGCCTACAACCCCCTGTTCATCTATGGCGGCGTGGGCCTGGGCAAGACCCATTTGATGCACGCCATCGGCAACCTGATCGTGGCCCGCAACGCCAAGGCCAACGTGGTCTATCTGCACTCGGAGCGCTTCGTCTCCGACATGGTCACCGCGCTCCAGCACAACGCCATCAACGCCTTCAAGGAATACTACCGCAGCGTGGACGCCCTGCTGGTGGACGACATCCAGTTCTTCGCCGGCAAGGAACGCTCCCAGGAGGAATTCTTCCACACTTTCAACACCCTGCTGGAGAACAAGCACCAGGTGGTGCTGACCTGCGACCGCTATCCCAAGGAGATCGAGGGGCTGGAGGAGCGGCTCAAGTCCCGCTTCGGCTGGGGCCTGCCGGTGGCCATCGAGCCGCCGGACCTGGAAACCCGGGTGGCGATCCTGATGAAGAAGGCCCAGCAATGGGGGGTCGAGCTGCCGGAGGAGGTCGCCTTCTTCATCGGCAAGCGCATCCGTTCCAACGTCCGTGAGCTGGAAGGCGCCCTGCGCCGGGTCACCGCCCGCGCCCAGTTCACCGGCGAGCCGATCACCCTGGCCTTCGCCAAGGAAGCCCTGCGCGATCTGATCGCGGTCCAGGACAAGCTCATCAACGTGGAGAACATCCAGAAGACGGTGGCGGAATACTACAAGATCCGGGTGTCGGATCTGCTCTCCAACAAGCGCACCCGCTCGATCACCCGCCCGCGGCAGATCGCCATGGCCCTGGCCAAGGAACTGACCAACCACAGCCTGCCGGAGATCGGCGAATACTTCGGCGGCCGCGACCACACCACCGTGCTGCACGCATGCCGCAAGGTGGAGGAACTGAAGGAAGCCGACAGCAAGATCGCCGAGGACTACGCCACCCTGCTCCACCTGCTCACCAACTGAGGAAGCCATGCGTTTTTCCACCGTCCGCGAGCCCCTGCTCGAAGCCCTGCAGAAAGTCGCCGGCGTCATTGAGCGCCGCTCCACCCTGCCGATCCTGGCCAACGTCCTGCTGCGGGTCGAAAACGGCCGCCTGACCCTGGTGGGCACTGATCTTGAGGTCGAACTCGTCACCGCCATCGCCGTGGAAGGCGATGACGGCGAGACCACAGTACAGGCCCGCAAGCTGCTAGACATCTGCCGCCTGCTGCCCACCGGCACCCCGATCCAGTGCCGCCTCAGGGACGGCAGGAATCTGGAGGTGAGAGCCGGCCGCAGCCGCTTTGCGCTCGCCACCCTCGGCAGCGAGAATTTCCCCGAGTTCCGCCTCCAGGGGGAGGAAACCCGCACCGGGATCAACAGCGAAACCCTGCAGCGGCTACTGGCCAAGACGACCTATGCCATGGCGCTGCAGGACGTGCGCTACTACCTCAACGGCCTGCTGCTGGAGCTGGACGGGGAGGCGGTGCGCGCGGTGGCTTCCGACGGCCACCGCCTGGCCTTCAGCGAAGCGCGGCTGGAGGCGCCCGTCGAAGGCGTGCGCCAGCCGATCCTGCCACGCAAAGGGGTGCAGGAACTGGCACGGCTGCTGGAGGGGGAGGACACCATCGGCATCCGCCTGACGGCCAACGCCATCCGCCTGGAACTGCCGGAGGCGACCTTCTCCGCCAAGCTCATCGACGGCCGTTATCCCGATTACCGGCGCGTGTTCCCGAGCGAAGTCAGCCGCGTGCTCACCGCCGACCGTCAGCCCCTGAAGGAGGCCATCTCGCGGGTGTCGATCCTGTCCAATGAACAGTACCGCGGCATCCGCCTCGACGTCGAACCGGGCCGCCTGCGCCTCTCGGCCCACAATCCCGACCAGGAAGAGGCCGAGGAGGCGCTGCAGGTGCAGTACAAGGGCGAGCCCTTCAGCGTCGGCTTCAACGCCGCCTACCTGACCGATGCAGTGACCCACCTGGACGCCGACACCATCCGCCTGTCCTTCGCTGACCCAAACTTCAGCTGTCTGGCGGAAGATCCGGAAGATCCCGGCACCCGCTTCATCATCATGCCGATGCGGCTGTAAAGAAAAGCCCCGCGACGCGGGGCTTTTCATCATGGCGGTGATTTGGCTCAGACCACCTTGAAGTTGCGCATCATCTCGCCATCCTCGTGCTCGAGGTTGTGGCAGTGGTACAGGAACAGCCCCTTGTACTTGTCAAAGGGCTTGATGAGCTGGATGCGCTCTCCGGCCATCGCCAGCACCGTATCCTGATAGCCTTCATCCACCAGGCCCTCCTTGACGGTTTCGTAACCTTCGCTGCTGCCGTGCATGCCGCCGGCTTCCGGCGGGGTGCGGCGGATAATCTGGAAGTAATGGCCGTGGAGATGGATCGGATGGACCATGGCCATCATCATCGCCATGCTCATGCCGCTCCCCATGCCCTGCATGGCCCGGCGGCCGCCGTGTTCGCTTTCACCGCCGTGCTCCCCTTCCATTTCCATACCGCCGTGCTCGTGGAAGATTTCCATCAGGTGGATGGTATTGATCGGGAAGGTTTCGACTGGCAGTGCGCCGGTCATCGAAAACGCCTGACCGTTGAGGGTGAACTGACGGCCGTGATTGCCGATGGCGATGGGACGCGGCTTGTCGGGGTTGACCACGTCATCCAGGCGCAGACGCGGCAGAGGACGCAGCTTGGACGGCAGTTCTTGGTTATCCAGGGTTCTGGGCTTTTCCGTCACCTGGAAACGGGCGATGGTGAAGTGGCTGCCCTGGGGAATGTGACGGGCCATAAGCATCATCGGACCGATGGCACCCATCATACCTTCCGGGCCGCTGATGGTCTGGGTTCCCATCATGCCGCCCATCATACCGCCACCCATGCCGCCGCGCCGTCCCATACCACCCATACGGCCGCCGCGGCCCATGCCGCCTCCCATCATGCCGCCCATGCCCATCATGTCGCCACCGCCGCGGCGGAAGCGTTCGTAAGGCGGCGGCATGATGCCGTGATATTCCCGGCTTGCCAGTTTGACTTCCTTCCCCTTGGATTTGGAGAAGTCACGCCACAGTTCGTAGCGCTCCCCCGGGCCGATCATCAGATAGGGCCGGGTGACGGGACGCTCCAGCAGGCCGCCGTCGGTACCGATGACGGTGACGGGCTCACCATCGCTCCAGGCCAGCTTGTAGATGCGGGAGTTGGAACCGTTGAGCACCCGGAAGCGGTAGGAGCGGGAAGCCACCTTCAAGGCGAAAGCCGGATGACCGTTGACCAGAATCTTCTCCCCGAGGAAGCCCAACATGCCGATGGGACCCCGGCGGTCGTAAAGCAGCTGGTTGGTCTCATCGAAGGTGCGGTCCTGCAGCACCAGGGGCAGATCGTATTCCCCCCGCGGCAGCGGCACTTCCTTTTCCTCATCGTCCTCGACAATGATCAGCCCCGCCAGTCCGGAATAGGCCTGGGCGCCGGTCACCATGTTGGTATGGGGGTGATACCAATAGGTTCCAGCCCGGTTCTCGACGGTGAATTCGTAAACGTAGGTTTCTTCCGGGTCGATGGCGTAGCTGGGATGCCCGTCGGCCTCGAAGGGGACGTGCATGCCGTGCCAGTGGGTGATGAACTTCGCCGGCAGGCGGTTGTGCAGGGTGATGCGGATCCGCTGTCCCTTGCGGAATTTGAGGATCGGGCCCAGGTAGGTATCGGGAATGGGAATCACCGCATCCGGGTCGCCCTTTACCACCCGGCCCCGGAACCGCCATACCCGGGTGGCTGGCCCCGGCAGGATCTGCGCCTCTCCCGGCGCGGCGACCAGTTCTATCTCCACGTCCGGGAAGAACGCCGCCGTCGCCTCCCGCTTTGGACGACCGAAGGCCTGCCGTTTCAAAATGATGGGGAATGCCGGCCCCGCCGCCGCCAGCGCCATCCCCGCACCTGCCGCCTGCAACAACCGCCGCCGTTTCAGATCGATTTTTTCGCTCATGATGGCACCTCTTCAACTCGCCGTTCTAATTAGAATATGCTTATCGACAACTTATCAGTCTTGGCCTGAATGCGCAAGAGACTGTGACCCATTCCTTTGCAGCAGGTCAAGTGCTCAGATGCGCCGAGGCCGCCTCGTCCAAGTACCATGACAGCTGCTCCCGGGGAACGATCCGCTGGGCCGGCAGATTCAGCTCCGGCCGGGTGAAGACCCGGGCGACGATCTCGGCCTTGCCCGGCCCGGTCGCCAGAAAGACGGCCTGGCGGGCCTGGTTGAAGGTCCGGTAGGTCAGGGTCAGACGCTGGGGGGGCGGTTTGGGGGCGGATGCGACCGCGGCCACCCAGACCTCCGGCGGGGGCTCGAAACCGGGAAACAACGAGGCGGTATGGCCGTCCTCCCCCAGCCCCAGCAGCACCCAGTCCAGCTGCGGCGGACCGGCGAAGCATTCGAGCAGATGGGTTTCGTACCGCTGGGCGGCGGCCGGCAATGTCAACCCCTGGGTCGGCATGGGATGAACATTGGCCGCCGGAATCGGCACGTGGTCGAGGAGGGTTTCGCGGGCCATGCGGTAATTGCTGTCGGGATGATCCGGGGGCACGAAGCGCTCGTCGCCGAAAAACACGTGCAGCCTTTCCCAGGCGAGCCGCTCCCGGTAGGGGGCTTGAGCCAGCAGCCGATAGAAACGGGCCGGGGTCACCCCCCCGGCCAGCGCCACGGTGAAACGCGCCGCCTTTTCCAGGGCGCGTGCTACCGTGGTGACGAAATCCTGCGCCAGAGCCTCGCAGGCCGTTTCGGGATCGGGGAAAATCCGGCGTTCCCGGTTCACGGCCGGGTCTGCCAGTGGCGATAGGCCTCGATCAGGGCCCGGGTCGAGGCGTCGTGCTCGCCGATCTGGCCGCCCTCCAGCTCGGGCAGGATCCGCCTGGCGAGCTGCTTGCCCAGTTCCACCCCCATCTGGTCGAAGGAATTGATATTCCAGATCGCCCCCTGCACGAACACCTTGTGTTCGTAGCAGGCGATCAGGCTTCCCAGAATCCTGGGCGTCAGCTTGGGATACAGGAACAGACTCGAGGGACGGTTGCCGGGGAAGGTCTTGGCCGCCGCGAGCAGGTCCAGACGGTCCTCCGGCACCCCTTCGGCTTCCAGCTCGGCCCGGGCCTCCTCGAAGGTGCGCCCTCGCATCAGGGCCTCGGCCTGGGCCAGGCAGTTGGCCACCAGGATGCGGTGATGGTCGCCGAGTTCGTGGTGGCTGTGGGCCGCCACCAGAAAATCGCACGGCACCAGGTGGGTGCTCTGGTGCAGCAGCTGGAAGAAGGAATGCTGACCGTTGGTGCCGGTCTGCCCCCAGACGATCGGCCCGGTGGCGTAATCGACTACCCGCCCCTCCAGATCGACACGCTTGCCGTTGCTTTCCATGTCGAGCTGCTGGAGGTGGTCGGGGAAATGGCGCAGATACTGATCATAGGGCAGCACCGCGTGGGATTCGGCACCGAAGAAATTCGCATACCAGATGCCCAGCAGCCCCATGATGACGGGAAGGTTACGGGAGAACGGCGTGGTCCGGAAATGCTCGTCCATCTCGAAGGCGCCTTGCAGCAGCTCCTCGAAGCGGTCCATGCCCACCGCCAGGGCGATGGACAGGCCCACCGCCGACCACAGTGAATAACGCCCCCCGACCCAGTCCCAGAACTCGAACATGTTGTCGGGGTCGATGCCGAAGGCCTGCACCGCATGGCGGTTGGTAGAAACGGCGACGAAATGGCGGGCGATGGCGGTCTCATCGCCCCCAGCGGCGGTCAGGAGCCAGTCCCGCGCCGAGCGGGCGTTGGTCATGGTTTCCTGGGTGGTGAAGGTCTTGGAGACCACCAGGAACAGGGTGGTCTCCTGATCCAGCCCCTTGAGGGTTTCGATCAGATCCGCCTCGTCCACGTTGGCGACGTAATGCACTCGCAGGTCTTCCTTGTGATAGGGGGTCAGCGCGGTGGTGACCATGCGCGGCCCCAGATCCGAGCCGCCGATGCCGATATTGACCACGTCGGTGATCGGCCTCCCGGTGAAACCGCGCCACTGACCGCCGCGCACCTGCTCGCTGAAACGGCGCATCTGCGTCAGCACCCGCCGCACCGCCGGCATCACATCCTCGCCGTCGACATAGATGGGCCGGTCGCTGCGATTGCGCAGGGCCACGTGCAGCACGGCCCGGTCTTCGGTGATGTTGATCTTCTCGCCGCCGAACATCGCCTCGATGCGAGCCGCCAGGCCGCTCTGCTGGGCCAGTTGCAGCAGCAATCCCTGGGTCTTGTCGGTGATCCGGTGCTTGGAATAGTCGAACAGGATGTCCCCCCAGCGCAGAGAGAAGCGTTGGCAACGCTGCGGGTCGGCGGCGAACCAGTCGCGCAGATGCTGGCCGGCAATTTCCTGCCAGTGCGCCTGCAACGCGTTCCAGGCAGGCAAGGCGGTCGGCGTGGTCACGATCAAACTCCCCCTTTGCAATCGCACATACCGGAACCATGGTAAACCATGCCCGGTCACAGGAGGAAGCTCCAGTCTTCATCAAACGGTCACCTGGCGCGGTTACATTGACAGTCTTGGCAGGCTGCCAGACAATCCTATGTCGAAAAATTGAACAGCGCCTGTGCCCGGCAGCTCCACCCCATTGTTTTTCATCAACTGGCTCAAGGTTTGCTTTTATGTTTCTGAATCCTTTTCTCTACAGGAACGCCACCATGAAACGCATTTCCGGTTATTTCACCATCGCCAGACTGCTGCTGGGTATCTATTGGCTGGTGCTGCGCCAATGGGGTTACCTCGCC comes from Methylomarinovum caldicuralii and encodes:
- the dnaA gene encoding chromosomal replication initiator protein DnaA: MSDLWNQCIQKLEHEIPPQDFNTWIRPLQAVENGGELHLLAPNQFVLDWVRDHFIDHIEQALPRNGNGAPRLILEVGTRQEAEVPPDRPDFGAARARRKKPATSNLNPAFTFDTFVEGKSNQFAKAAAMQVAENVGQAYNPLFIYGGVGLGKTHLMHAIGNLIVARNAKANVVYLHSERFVSDMVTALQHNAINAFKEYYRSVDALLVDDIQFFAGKERSQEEFFHTFNTLLENKHQVVLTCDRYPKEIEGLEERLKSRFGWGLPVAIEPPDLETRVAILMKKAQQWGVELPEEVAFFIGKRIRSNVRELEGALRRVTARAQFTGEPITLAFAKEALRDLIAVQDKLINVENIQKTVAEYYKIRVSDLLSNKRTRSITRPRQIAMALAKELTNHSLPEIGEYFGGRDHTTVLHACRKVEELKEADSKIAEDYATLLHLLTN
- the dnaN gene encoding DNA polymerase III subunit beta translates to MRFSTVREPLLEALQKVAGVIERRSTLPILANVLLRVENGRLTLVGTDLEVELVTAIAVEGDDGETTVQARKLLDICRLLPTGTPIQCRLRDGRNLEVRAGRSRFALATLGSENFPEFRLQGEETRTGINSETLQRLLAKTTYAMALQDVRYYLNGLLLELDGEAVRAVASDGHRLAFSEARLEAPVEGVRQPILPRKGVQELARLLEGEDTIGIRLTANAIRLELPEATFSAKLIDGRYPDYRRVFPSEVSRVLTADRQPLKEAISRVSILSNEQYRGIRLDVEPGRLRLSAHNPDQEEAEEALQVQYKGEPFSVGFNAAYLTDAVTHLDADTIRLSFADPNFSCLAEDPEDPGTRFIIMPMRL
- a CDS encoding multicopper oxidase family protein; this translates as MSEKIDLKRRRLLQAAGAGMALAAAGPAFPIILKRQAFGRPKREATAAFFPDVEIELVAAPGEAQILPGPATRVWRFRGRVVKGDPDAVIPIPDTYLGPILKFRKGQRIRITLHNRLPAKFITHWHGMHVPFEADGHPSYAIDPEETYVYEFTVENRAGTYWYHPHTNMVTGAQAYSGLAGLIIVEDDEEKEVPLPRGEYDLPLVLQDRTFDETNQLLYDRRGPIGMLGFLGEKILVNGHPAFALKVASRSYRFRVLNGSNSRIYKLAWSDGEPVTVIGTDGGLLERPVTRPYLMIGPGERYELWRDFSKSKGKEVKLASREYHGIMPPPYERFRRGGGDMMGMGGMMGGGMGRGGRMGGMGRRGGMGGGMMGGMMGTQTISGPEGMMGAIGPMMLMARHIPQGSHFTIARFQVTEKPRTLDNQELPSKLRPLPRLRLDDVVNPDKPRPIAIGNHGRQFTLNGQAFSMTGALPVETFPINTIHLMEIFHEHGGMEMEGEHGGESEHGGRRAMQGMGSGMSMAMMMAMVHPIHLHGHYFQIIRRTPPEAGGMHGSSEGYETVKEGLVDEGYQDTVLAMAGERIQLIKPFDKYKGLFLYHCHNLEHEDGEMMRNFKVV
- the pgl gene encoding 6-phosphogluconolactonase, which gives rise to MNRERRIFPDPETACEALAQDFVTTVARALEKAARFTVALAGGVTPARFYRLLAQAPYRERLAWERLHVFFGDERFVPPDHPDSNYRMARETLLDHVPIPAANVHPMPTQGLTLPAAAQRYETHLLECFAGPPQLDWVLLGLGEDGHTASLFPGFEPPPEVWVAAVASAPKPPPQRLTLTYRTFNQARQAVFLATGPGKAEIVARVFTRPELNLPAQRIVPREQLSWYLDEAASAHLST
- the pgi gene encoding glucose-6-phosphate isomerase, translated to MTTPTALPAWNALQAHWQEIAGQHLRDWFAADPQRCQRFSLRWGDILFDYSKHRITDKTQGLLLQLAQQSGLAARIEAMFGGEKINITEDRAVLHVALRNRSDRPIYVDGEDVMPAVRRVLTQMRRFSEQVRGGQWRGFTGRPITDVVNIGIGGSDLGPRMVTTALTPYHKEDLRVHYVANVDEADLIETLKGLDQETTLFLVVSKTFTTQETMTNARSARDWLLTAAGGDETAIARHFVAVSTNRHAVQAFGIDPDNMFEFWDWVGGRYSLWSAVGLSIALAVGMDRFEELLQGAFEMDEHFRTTPFSRNLPVIMGLLGIWYANFFGAESHAVLPYDQYLRHFPDHLQQLDMESNGKRVDLEGRVVDYATGPIVWGQTGTNGQHSFFQLLHQSTHLVPCDFLVAAHSHHELGDHHRILVANCLAQAEALMRGRTFEEARAELEAEGVPEDRLDLLAAAKTFPGNRPSSLFLYPKLTPRILGSLIACYEHKVFVQGAIWNINSFDQMGVELGKQLARRILPELEGGQIGEHDASTRALIEAYRHWQTRP